From a single Thalassospira sp. ER-Se-21-Dark genomic region:
- a CDS encoding NAD(P)/FAD-dependent oxidoreductase: protein MSERKRVVVVGAGFAGMSVAKKLAGKDVDVVLIDKRNHHLFQPLLYQVATADLSPAEIAWPVRSIFSRSANVSVFMGEVTGIDLDGKRIIGGDRELGYDFLVLATGAVTSYFGKNHWARSAPGLKNISEATDIRKRLLLAFERAENSEDEAEKRKLLNFVVVGGGPTGVEMAGAIAELAKQALSHDFRRIDPRDANIILAEGGPKLLAAFPDDLSDYTQKSLETMGVDVRLGQQVSDITVEGAKIGDDFIPSANVIWAAGVEVPDLKDWTEKPVDRGGRVIVESDLSLPGYDNVFVIGDAAHVKWGNDQTVPGIAPAAKQQGKYVAGRILDVLKGQSTPPFKYSHAGNLATIGRHRAVIDLNGFKIKGWLAWWIWGLAHIYFLIGIRAPALVMVQWVWSYLFRKKGARLITGSDVQSKP, encoded by the coding sequence TATGAGTGTCGCCAAAAAACTGGCGGGCAAAGATGTCGACGTCGTTTTGATCGACAAGCGCAATCATCACCTGTTTCAGCCCTTGCTCTATCAGGTGGCAACAGCCGATCTCTCGCCAGCGGAAATCGCCTGGCCGGTCCGCAGCATTTTCAGCCGGTCTGCAAATGTTTCTGTTTTTATGGGGGAAGTGACCGGCATTGACCTTGACGGCAAACGGATCATCGGCGGTGATCGGGAATTGGGATATGACTTTCTCGTTCTCGCGACCGGGGCGGTGACCTCCTACTTTGGCAAAAATCACTGGGCGCGGTCGGCGCCGGGATTGAAAAACATCTCCGAGGCCACCGATATCCGAAAAAGGCTTTTGCTTGCGTTCGAGCGCGCTGAAAACAGCGAGGACGAGGCAGAAAAACGCAAACTGTTGAATTTCGTCGTGGTTGGCGGCGGGCCGACGGGTGTTGAAATGGCAGGCGCGATTGCAGAGCTCGCCAAGCAGGCCCTTTCCCATGATTTCCGCCGTATCGACCCGCGCGATGCCAATATCATCTTGGCAGAAGGCGGACCGAAGCTTCTGGCAGCCTTTCCGGATGATTTATCGGACTATACCCAAAAGTCGCTTGAGACGATGGGTGTCGATGTCCGTCTGGGGCAGCAAGTTTCCGATATTACAGTGGAAGGTGCCAAGATTGGCGATGATTTCATCCCCAGTGCGAATGTCATCTGGGCCGCGGGCGTCGAGGTGCCCGACCTTAAGGACTGGACGGAAAAGCCAGTTGATCGTGGCGGGCGGGTTATTGTCGAAAGCGATCTGTCTTTGCCGGGGTATGACAATGTCTTTGTCATTGGCGATGCGGCGCATGTGAAGTGGGGCAACGATCAGACCGTTCCGGGTATTGCCCCTGCGGCCAAGCAGCAAGGCAAATATGTTGCCGGTCGTATCCTTGATGTTTTGAAAGGACAAAGCACGCCGCCGTTCAAATACAGCCATGCAGGCAACCTTGCGACCATTGGTCGCCACCGTGCTGTGATTGATCTGAACGGGTTCAAGATCAAGGGCTGGCTGGCTTGGTGGATATGGGGCTTGGCCCATATTTACTTCCTGATTGGCATTCGGGCCCCCGCACTTGTGATGGTGCAGTGGGTCTGGAGTTACCTGTTCCGTAAAAAGGGCGCGCGATTGATCACAGGTTCTGACGTGCAATCAAAACCGTGA
- the otnI gene encoding 2-oxo-tetronate isomerase: MPRFAANLSFLFADLPFEKRFAAAADAGFVGVEYIGAYDMPLSTVKSLLNDNGLEQVLFNLPAGNWEAGDRGLACRPGREEAFRDSVVQALDYAAATDCKMLHCMAGLMGKGEDPGELARLYCDNLLYAADLADQAGVDILIEPINPLDMPGYLLNSIEQAAVILEQLDHPRLKLQFDIYHAQIVGGNIAARLDKHIDSIAHVQVAGAPGRHEPDSGELNYPFLFYMLDRIGYEGWIGCEYKPHGKTEDGLGWVRPWMPKPGA, translated from the coding sequence ATGCCCCGCTTTGCCGCCAACCTTTCGTTTCTGTTTGCCGACTTGCCGTTTGAAAAACGGTTCGCCGCGGCGGCAGATGCCGGCTTTGTCGGAGTGGAATATATCGGCGCCTATGACATGCCGTTATCGACCGTCAAATCGCTTTTGAATGACAACGGTCTGGAACAGGTTTTGTTTAACCTGCCCGCCGGTAACTGGGAGGCGGGTGACCGCGGTCTAGCCTGTCGTCCCGGGCGGGAGGAAGCTTTTCGCGACTCTGTCGTGCAGGCGCTTGATTACGCGGCGGCAACCGATTGCAAGATGCTCCATTGCATGGCGGGGCTGATGGGCAAGGGTGAAGATCCCGGCGAACTTGCACGGCTTTATTGCGACAATCTGCTTTATGCTGCGGACCTTGCCGATCAGGCCGGCGTCGATATCCTGATCGAGCCGATCAATCCGCTCGATATGCCGGGCTATCTGCTTAATTCCATCGAACAGGCGGCCGTGATCCTTGAACAGCTTGATCACCCGCGCCTGAAACTGCAGTTCGATATTTATCATGCCCAGATTGTTGGCGGGAACATCGCCGCAAGATTGGACAAGCATATCGACAGCATCGCCCATGTGCAGGTCGCGGGAGCGCCGGGACGGCATGAACCCGACAGCGGGGAACTGAATTACCCCTTCCTGTTCTATATGCTGGATCGCATTGGCTATGAAGGTTGGATCGGCTGCGAATACAAGCCGCACGGCAAGACCGAAGACGGGCTTGGCTGGGTCCGGCCATGGATGCCAAAACCCGGCGCCTGA
- a CDS encoding glycerate kinase — MTTSREKLLALMDAALKAADPGVQIPRNLPEPPKGKTIVIGAGKASANMARAFEKAWKGNVEGLVVTRYGHAVECDQIEIVEASHPVPDAAGEKAAKRILDIVSEAGPDDLVVCMISGGGSALLALPGPGLTLEDKQAISKALLRSGATISEMNCVRKHLSAIKGGRLAKASAPARMVTYLVSDVPGDDPAIIASGPTVSDPTTGQDALDIIRHYQIDIPQAAKDLLQSAEDETIKPDDPCFDGHETIMLARPQDSLEAAASVARDMGLNAVILGDAIEGEAREVAIVHAGIAHQVANHGQPATKPCVLLSGGETTVTVRGKGGRGGRNSEFLLSLLLQLRDQPGFTALAIDTDGIDGSEDNAGAIIDAKSWQTAQKAGIDLREYLANNDAYSAFAKIDDLLVTGPTLTNVNDFRAILIE, encoded by the coding sequence ATGACGACTTCGCGCGAAAAACTTCTGGCTTTGATGGATGCGGCGCTAAAGGCCGCCGACCCCGGGGTTCAGATCCCGCGCAATCTGCCCGAACCGCCAAAGGGCAAAACCATCGTCATTGGTGCGGGCAAGGCATCGGCCAATATGGCGCGTGCGTTCGAGAAAGCCTGGAAAGGTAACGTCGAAGGTCTGGTTGTGACCCGCTATGGCCATGCGGTTGAATGCGATCAGATCGAAATTGTCGAGGCATCCCACCCGGTCCCCGATGCTGCGGGTGAAAAGGCGGCCAAACGCATCCTTGATATTGTTTCTGAAGCCGGCCCTGATGATCTGGTGGTCTGCATGATTTCCGGGGGTGGTTCAGCCCTTCTGGCCCTGCCCGGTCCGGGTTTGACCCTTGAAGACAAACAGGCCATCAGCAAGGCGCTTTTGCGCAGCGGTGCGACGATCTCGGAAATGAACTGCGTGCGCAAACACCTGTCCGCCATCAAGGGTGGCCGGCTGGCCAAGGCATCGGCACCGGCGCGCATGGTGACCTATCTTGTATCTGATGTGCCGGGTGATGATCCGGCGATCATTGCATCCGGGCCGACGGTGTCTGATCCGACGACCGGACAGGATGCACTTGATATCATCCGACATTATCAGATCGATATCCCGCAAGCCGCCAAGGACCTTCTGCAAAGTGCAGAGGACGAGACAATCAAACCCGATGATCCCTGCTTTGACGGCCATGAAACCATCATGCTGGCCCGCCCGCAGGATAGCCTCGAGGCCGCAGCATCGGTTGCACGTGATATGGGGCTTAATGCCGTCATCCTTGGTGATGCCATCGAGGGTGAGGCACGCGAAGTCGCCATCGTTCACGCCGGGATCGCCCATCAGGTTGCCAATCATGGCCAACCGGCGACAAAGCCCTGTGTCCTGCTGTCGGGCGGTGAAACGACCGTCACCGTGCGCGGCAAGGGTGGCCGCGGTGGTCGCAATAGCGAGTTCTTGCTGTCACTTTTGCTGCAACTTCGTGATCAGCCGGGTTTCACGGCACTGGCAATTGATACCGATGGCATTGATGGCAGCGAGGACAACGCCGGGGCAATCATTGACGCCAAAAGTTGGCAAACCGCCCAGAAGGCCGGTATCGACCTTCGCGAATATCTGGCCAACAACGATGCCTATAGCGCGTTTGCCAAGATCGATGATCTTCTGGTAACCGGCCCGACCCTGACCAATGTGAATGATTTTCGTGCCATCCTGATCGAATAA
- a CDS encoding FadR/GntR family transcriptional regulator, whose translation MPSAKTLQAQDDAETRRPKRIADQVADQILEKISDGIFLPGDRLPGERQLAESMSVSRVSVRAALQKLKTRGYLRAVQGGGTEILSSTGIDMDTAMTDLVRDSISNLRDLQEIRCTLETWAARRAAINASDEDIKLLRMAYRQAHDPRRAAKYRADDDHRLHMMIGRATGSIIYYHVMKMLHDVLQAALNEIRFNGMVGPTFDRMVQEHHRDIIEAIAAHDPDAAEKAMSNHLQAVIDFFKTASDKQAT comes from the coding sequence ATGCCGTCTGCCAAGACGCTTCAGGCACAAGACGACGCGGAAACCAGGCGTCCTAAAAGGATTGCGGATCAGGTTGCCGATCAAATTCTTGAAAAAATCTCGGATGGCATTTTTCTGCCCGGTGATCGCCTGCCCGGCGAACGCCAGCTTGCCGAAAGCATGTCGGTCAGCCGCGTGTCGGTGCGCGCCGCCCTGCAAAAGCTTAAGACCCGCGGGTACTTGCGCGCGGTTCAGGGTGGCGGCACGGAAATCCTGTCATCCACCGGGATCGACATGGACACTGCAATGACCGATCTGGTGCGCGATTCGATCAGTAATCTGCGCGATCTTCAGGAAATTCGCTGCACACTTGAAACGTGGGCCGCACGGCGGGCTGCGATCAACGCCAGTGACGAGGATATCAAACTTCTGCGCATGGCCTATCGTCAGGCCCATGACCCACGGCGGGCCGCCAAATATCGCGCGGACGATGACCACCGCCTGCACATGATGATCGGGCGGGCGACGGGGTCGATCATCTACTATCACGTGATGAAAATGCTGCATGATGTGTTGCAGGCAGCACTCAATGAAATCCGCTTCAATGGCATGGTCGGTCCGACCTTTGATCGCATGGTGCAGGAACATCACCGCGACATTATCGAAGCCATCGCGGCCCACGACCCGGACGCCGCCGAAAAGGCGATGTCCAACCATCTTCAGGCCGTGATCGATTTCTTCAAGACCGCATCTGACAAGCAGGCGACCTAA
- a CDS encoding N-formylglutamate amidohydrolase, whose translation MPNQAGTLLGHDDPAPFEVLNENGKGHSLFVCDHASREIPKSLGTLGLPEEERKRHIGWDIGARKVTEILVERFDCRAVLGGFSRLVIDCNRQLWDPTGMPEIADQTVVPGNKNVSPSEHMQRIREIFLPYHWAIEEQIANFHAHKIAPALIAIHSFTPVFQGFERPWEIGVLWDQDDRIPVPLLETLRAQNPDLTIGDNEPYSGRHLADYTIDHHGEAAGLPCVSIEIRQDLIDTDAGCEKWAKILGDAFADILADPNLYKIRRD comes from the coding sequence GTGCCGAACCAAGCCGGGACCCTTTTGGGCCATGATGATCCCGCCCCGTTTGAGGTATTGAACGAAAACGGCAAGGGTCATTCGCTTTTTGTCTGTGACCACGCGTCCCGGGAAATCCCCAAAAGCCTTGGCACGCTTGGCCTGCCTGAGGAAGAGCGCAAACGCCATATCGGTTGGGATATCGGTGCGCGCAAGGTGACCGAAATTCTGGTCGAACGGTTTGATTGCCGCGCAGTTTTGGGCGGATTTTCCCGCCTTGTCATTGATTGCAATCGCCAGCTTTGGGATCCGACCGGGATGCCGGAAATCGCCGATCAGACCGTGGTGCCGGGCAACAAGAACGTCTCGCCCAGCGAACATATGCAGCGCATCCGCGAGATTTTCCTGCCTTATCACTGGGCGATCGAAGAGCAGATTGCCAATTTCCACGCCCATAAAATTGCCCCGGCGCTGATCGCCATTCACAGTTTTACACCCGTGTTTCAGGGCTTTGAACGCCCGTGGGAAATCGGTGTTTTGTGGGATCAGGATGATCGCATTCCGGTGCCGTTGCTTGAGACTCTTCGGGCGCAAAACCCGGATTTGACCATCGGCGATAACGAACCTTATTCCGGGCGTCATTTGGCCGATTACACGATTGACCATCACGGCGAGGCGGCTGGTCTTCCCTGTGTGTCGATTGAAATCCGTCAGGATCTGATTGATACTGATGCGGGATGTGAAAAATGGGCAAAAATCCTTGGCGATGCCTTTGCCGACATCCTTGCGGATCCGAACCTATACAAGATCAGGAGAGACTGA
- a CDS encoding carboxylate-amine ligase, translated as MAGANAREPGFSIGIEEEFWLVDRETRDLAKDPPAEFLKDAKAKLGDQVSSEFMRCQVETGSKVCNSALEAREQLIEMRSTLSEVAAKYDIALLAASTHPFAQWDDQKHTDGERYNTIARDLRTVVDRLLICGMHVHVGIEDDDLRIELMAQASYFLPHLLALTTSSPFWRGKETGLQTFRLSVFDNLPRTGLPEVFGSWAEYRRHVDMLINAGVIEDGTKLWWDLRPSDRWPTLEMRIADVCTDLEDAVCVASITRCLMRMLYRLRRNNQRWRIYANMLVRENRWRACRYGSDPGEKAGLIDFGRGEIVPYADLLEEILELIRPDAEFFGCVDEVEHARTIIKRGTSARRQREIYDAAIELGASPKDALIAVADVLIERTYPNARSDT; from the coding sequence TTGGCAGGGGCCAACGCGCGCGAGCCGGGATTTTCCATCGGCATAGAAGAAGAATTCTGGCTCGTGGATCGTGAAACCCGCGATCTTGCCAAAGACCCGCCTGCCGAATTCCTGAAGGACGCCAAGGCAAAGCTTGGCGATCAGGTTTCAAGCGAGTTCATGCGCTGTCAGGTCGAAACCGGAAGCAAGGTTTGCAACAGCGCACTTGAGGCGCGCGAGCAGCTTATTGAAATGCGCAGCACGCTTTCCGAGGTGGCGGCGAAATACGATATTGCGCTGCTGGCGGCATCGACCCATCCCTTTGCCCAATGGGACGATCAGAAGCATACCGATGGCGAACGGTACAACACCATCGCGCGCGATCTGCGCACGGTGGTCGACCGTTTGCTGATTTGCGGCATGCATGTCCATGTCGGGATCGAGGATGACGATCTGCGCATCGAACTGATGGCGCAGGCGAGCTATTTTTTGCCCCATCTTCTTGCACTCACCACCAGCTCGCCGTTCTGGCGCGGCAAGGAAACCGGACTTCAGACATTTCGTTTGTCTGTGTTCGATAACCTGCCGCGCACCGGCCTTCCGGAAGTATTTGGCTCGTGGGCAGAATATCGCCGCCATGTCGATATGCTGATCAATGCCGGTGTGATCGAGGATGGTACAAAGCTTTGGTGGGATTTGCGGCCCTCTGATCGTTGGCCGACGCTTGAAATGCGGATCGCCGATGTTTGTACCGATCTGGAAGACGCGGTCTGTGTTGCATCGATTACGCGATGCCTGATGCGGATGCTGTATCGTTTGAGGCGCAACAATCAACGTTGGCGGATTTATGCCAACATGCTGGTGCGTGAAAACCGCTGGCGGGCATGCCGTTACGGCAGCGATCCGGGTGAAAAGGCTGGGCTGATCGACTTTGGCCGGGGTGAAATCGTGCCCTACGCAGATCTGCTTGAAGAAATCTTGGAGCTGATCCGACCCGACGCCGAATTCTTTGGTTGTGTTGATGAAGTCGAACATGCGCGCACCATCATAAAACGCGGCACCAGTGCGCGCAGACAGCGCGAAATATATGACGCAGCAATCGAACTCGGCGCCTCGCCAAAGGACGCATTGATCGCGGTTGCTGATGTGCTGATTGAACGGACGTATCCCAACGCAAGATCGGACACCTAA
- a CDS encoding DUF2312 domain-containing protein yields MTEVGGIAADQLASYVERIERLEEEKANLMADIKEVYGEAKALGYDVKILRQIIRLRKMEDHERTEQEEILEVYKRALGMS; encoded by the coding sequence ATGACCGAAGTCGGTGGTATCGCAGCCGATCAGCTTGCGAGTTATGTCGAGCGTATCGAACGTCTTGAAGAAGAAAAAGCCAACCTGATGGCTGACATCAAGGAAGTCTATGGCGAAGCCAAGGCGCTTGGCTATGACGTGAAAATCCTGCGCCAGATTATTCGTCTGCGCAAAATGGAAGACCACGAGCGCACCGAACAGGAAGAAATCCTGGAAGTCTACAAACGTGCGCTGGGTATGAGCTGA
- a CDS encoding MmcB family DNA repair protein — MTTASRPEITAEVTEGVCRLLYHHEMACLTELRLGNGRRLDVLALGPKGELWAVEVKSSVEDFRVDQKWQSYLDYCDRFFFAVPMHFPKDLIPDDVGLIVADRFEAAIIRASAEKKLSAARRKKLLISFGQTAAGRVNKFSSKENVLG; from the coding sequence ATGACAACCGCATCCCGCCCCGAAATCACCGCCGAGGTCACCGAAGGTGTCTGTCGGCTGTTATATCATCATGAAATGGCCTGCCTGACGGAGCTTCGTCTGGGCAATGGGCGCAGGCTTGATGTGCTGGCGCTTGGCCCCAAAGGGGAGCTTTGGGCGGTCGAGGTCAAGTCATCGGTCGAGGATTTCCGTGTCGACCAAAAATGGCAAAGCTATCTGGATTATTGTGACCGGTTCTTTTTTGCAGTTCCGATGCACTTTCCCAAGGATCTGATTCCTGATGATGTCGGGCTGATCGTTGCCGACCGGTTCGAGGCTGCGATCATCCGTGCAAGTGCGGAAAAAAAGCTTTCTGCAGCGCGTCGAAAAAAGCTCCTGATCTCCTTCGGACAGACCGCAGCAGGGCGAGTAAACAAGTTTTCTTCAAAGGAAAATGTATTGGGATAG
- a CDS encoding HAMP domain-containing methyl-accepting chemotaxis protein, with translation MKTFANLNIGTKLSILPVIAVIAIIAVSLIGGRAIMSLSDGLEFAVSKAYPEVKDIGEIDRNVTRVHQTLYRMLSWSAAGVEGDRMEAVSQDLETQIEEARQSFVTLLENESLPESGRQMSVDAQERFDGYLGKVNQVLGMLDIDYTGALSFSWSAQSDYEALMDILSKLRGTAELRMDSASGAAMAVGSSAQDQTIIAAVSASIAMAVISFVIASLIGAPVKKLTHVMREIAEGKTDISVPYTVRKDEMGKMADAVEVFRQNAESLEAAEEQRLQDEARAVEEKRQIMQELARDIETSVQGTATAVSAAIEEIGASASALLDNAERTDHQSENAFDASGKSSHNMGEIAQAASGLASAIANISEEIQKSSRQAQEASEQARDADEKIRRLEEASIRIEDVAALIGNIAEQTNLLALNATIESARAGEAGKGFAVVANEVKNLASQTAKSTEEIASEIANVRAETGQAVEAIRTIVESVQGINEILRLTAESVMEQGNATGQISTSITEAAGYAETVSGGIGDVRDIARATRDSAGSVGEATAELSREMAGLSSSVDGLVARLRAV, from the coding sequence ATGAAGACTTTTGCGAATCTGAATATCGGGACCAAACTTTCCATTTTGCCGGTGATTGCGGTTATTGCGATCATCGCTGTCAGCCTGATTGGCGGGCGGGCCATCATGTCACTTTCTGATGGTCTGGAATTCGCTGTCAGCAAGGCATATCCCGAGGTCAAGGATATTGGCGAGATTGATCGCAATGTGACCCGGGTGCACCAGACCCTTTATCGCATGCTGTCCTGGTCTGCCGCCGGTGTTGAAGGCGACCGGATGGAAGCCGTTTCCCAGGATCTTGAAACCCAGATCGAAGAAGCGCGTCAGTCCTTTGTGACGTTGCTTGAAAACGAAAGTCTCCCGGAATCCGGTCGCCAGATGTCAGTTGATGCGCAGGAACGCTTTGACGGCTATCTTGGCAAGGTCAATCAGGTCCTTGGCATGCTCGACATCGACTATACCGGGGCGCTGAGCTTTTCCTGGTCGGCACAGTCCGACTATGAAGCACTGATGGACATTCTTTCCAAGCTGCGCGGAACCGCAGAGCTCAGAATGGACAGTGCAAGCGGTGCGGCCATGGCGGTTGGCAGTTCTGCACAGGATCAGACAATTATCGCGGCTGTGTCGGCATCGATCGCCATGGCAGTGATCAGTTTTGTCATCGCAAGCCTGATCGGGGCGCCGGTCAAGAAGCTGACGCATGTGATGCGCGAAATTGCCGAAGGCAAAACCGACATATCGGTTCCCTATACCGTCCGCAAGGATGAGATGGGCAAGATGGCTGATGCGGTTGAGGTGTTCCGCCAGAACGCCGAAAGCCTTGAAGCCGCCGAAGAACAGCGCCTGCAGGATGAAGCCCGCGCGGTCGAGGAAAAACGCCAGATCATGCAGGAACTGGCGCGCGATATTGAAACGTCGGTACAGGGCACAGCAACAGCGGTCAGTGCCGCGATCGAGGAGATCGGCGCATCCGCATCGGCCCTTCTCGACAATGCCGAACGCACCGACCATCAGAGCGAGAACGCCTTTGATGCATCCGGCAAATCCAGCCACAACATGGGCGAGATCGCCCAGGCGGCGTCCGGCCTGGCTTCGGCGATTGCCAATATCAGCGAGGAAATCCAGAAAAGTAGCCGACAGGCACAGGAAGCCAGCGAACAGGCCCGCGACGCGGATGAGAAAATCCGCCGTCTTGAAGAAGCCAGCATCCGTATCGAGGATGTCGCTGCCCTGATTGGCAATATTGCCGAACAGACCAACCTTCTGGCCCTTAATGCCACGATTGAATCGGCCCGTGCCGGTGAGGCCGGCAAAGGGTTCGCCGTTGTTGCCAACGAGGTCAAAAACCTTGCGAGCCAGACGGCGAAATCGACCGAAGAAATTGCATCTGAAATTGCCAATGTCCGTGCCGAAACCGGGCAGGCGGTCGAGGCGATCCGAACGATTGTCGAAAGCGTTCAGGGTATCAACGAAATTCTGAGACTGACGGCTGAATCTGTCATGGAGCAAGGCAATGCGACAGGCCAGATCAGCACCAGTATCACCGAGGCTGCCGGTTATGCGGAAACCGTGTCAGGCGGCATTGGTGATGTGCGCGACATTGCCCGGGCGACCCGTGATTCTGCGGGAAGTGTGGGCGAGGCAACCGCTGAGCTTAGCCGCGAAATGGCAGGGCTAAGCAGTTCGGTTGATGGTCTTGTTGCACGGCTGCGCGCCGTCTGA
- a CDS encoding cache domain-containing protein, whose amino-acid sequence MNKVLRSFGAALASLLMVLSVSSAMAQDKEATAKDLVDKAIALYDDVGQEKSFDMFNDKSGEFVFDEFYVIVADGEKGTFLTHAINPKLVNNPGLWDLQDVNSKFIIRDMVETGKASPDGGWSNYTWTHPQTKKLAEKKTWVKAHDGKIFMVGYYD is encoded by the coding sequence ATGAATAAGGTTTTGCGTTCTTTCGGTGCGGCTCTGGCGTCGTTGCTGATGGTTTTGAGTGTATCGTCGGCCATGGCCCAGGATAAGGAAGCAACTGCCAAGGATCTGGTGGATAAGGCAATCGCCCTTTATGACGACGTCGGGCAGGAGAAATCCTTTGATATGTTCAACGACAAGTCCGGTGAATTCGTCTTTGACGAGTTTTACGTCATTGTTGCTGATGGCGAAAAAGGCACGTTCCTGACACATGCGATCAACCCGAAGCTTGTTAACAACCCGGGTCTTTGGGACCTTCAGGATGTGAACAGCAAGTTCATCATTCGTGACATGGTCGAAACCGGAAAGGCATCGCCGGATGGTGGTTGGTCCAACTACACCTGGACTCATCCGCAGACCAAAAAGCTTGCCGAAAAGAAAACCTGGGTGAAAGCCCATGACGGCAAGATTTTCATGGTGGGTTATTACGACTAA
- a CDS encoding patatin-like phospholipase family protein, which yields MEKIKRAIFLSGGGPAVGLSIGVLKRLQQEPDIKFDIWSSACIGAWLSVAWHQADEGQELDQTIAFFRKIFRPASVYERFPIASAFAPDFFSDFTNKLNYFFNPNSYQGLIVPDAIGEAVEHVQHFMGNPKYWTPHNFNDVLLNGFLAANPLSRLLVGSIYQTQTKGLAKIYSPDSMFLDRLNFDRLYQPDKPAMFHNAYNLSKQRLELFTNKPDHYDLPQMNAQTLCACSALPFIEEPVEINGDTYCEGATVDTVNFFDFLRLHPDVDEVWVSRILDLKQVRQPENLYDALNNLIMLFAASASEDAVAAFKREVAESGRKIDIVEIPVSPHINYDWTWENLDRGIEDGFESTDHMIADYRQRKRQEKSVKSLREGAMRILPEFQSRFPRFV from the coding sequence GTGGAAAAGATCAAACGAGCTATCTTTCTGTCAGGCGGCGGGCCTGCTGTTGGCTTAAGCATCGGGGTGCTTAAGCGTCTGCAGCAGGAACCGGATATAAAATTTGATATCTGGTCGTCTGCCTGTATCGGCGCTTGGCTCTCGGTTGCCTGGCATCAGGCCGACGAGGGTCAGGAACTTGACCAGACCATCGCCTTCTTTCGTAAAATTTTCCGGCCCGCAAGTGTCTATGAACGGTTCCCGATTGCATCGGCCTTTGCACCGGACTTCTTTTCTGATTTCACCAACAAACTCAATTACTTCTTTAACCCTAACAGCTATCAGGGGCTGATCGTGCCAGACGCCATCGGCGAGGCCGTTGAACATGTGCAGCATTTCATGGGCAATCCGAAATACTGGACGCCGCACAATTTCAACGATGTTTTGCTAAACGGTTTTCTGGCGGCAAATCCCCTGTCACGTCTTCTGGTCGGATCGATCTATCAGACCCAGACCAAGGGACTGGCCAAGATCTATTCACCCGACAGCATGTTCTTAGACCGGCTGAACTTTGATCGGCTGTATCAGCCCGACAAGCCGGCCATGTTCCACAACGCCTATAATCTTTCCAAGCAGCGACTTGAACTTTTCACCAACAAACCCGATCACTACGACCTGCCACAGATGAACGCGCAGACGCTGTGTGCCTGTTCTGCCTTGCCATTTATCGAAGAGCCGGTCGAAATCAACGGCGATACCTATTGCGAGGGGGCGACTGTTGATACGGTCAACTTCTTTGATTTCTTGCGCCTGCATCCGGATGTTGATGAGGTCTGGGTCAGCCGTATTCTTGATCTTAAGCAGGTGCGTCAGCCTGAAAACCTGTATGACGCACTGAATAACCTGATCATGCTGTTTGCCGCATCGGCCAGCGAAGACGCTGTTGCAGCTTTCAAACGTGAAGTCGCCGAAAGTGGCCGCAAGATCGATATCGTTGAAATCCCGGTTTCCCCGCACATCAACTATGACTGGACTTGGGAAAACCTTGATCGCGGGATCGAGGACGGCTTTGAGTCAACCGATCACATGATTGCGGATTACCGCCAGCGCAAACGTCAGGAAAAGTCTGTTAAGAGTTTGCGCGAAGGGGCGATGCGCATTCTGCCTGAATTCCAAAGCCGGTTTCCGCGCTTTGTCTGA